From Camelina sativa cultivar DH55 chromosome 20, Cs, whole genome shotgun sequence, the proteins below share one genomic window:
- the LOC104770316 gene encoding uncharacterized protein LOC104770316 → MSVSLSNTCLRLPTTALVRPKPIILDGVIPFRVPSSHISLSRFGFKSNQIFRTQTPRIFKYCLPQRVSDERRETQVTTEEDEEKVVDSQRLFSNLNRSTLKRESGSLSSAIFLVAGTTVGAGILAIPAVTQESGFLASAVACIFCWAFMVVTGLLVAEVNVNTMSELGSGGVSLVSMAKRTLGSAGVQVVSWSYILIHYTLLVAYLARSSGILTNFLGIPIWESATLFSMVFGGLCFFGSQRFIGAANGVLVFGVIASFAALVAVASGDLHWEALLKANFEAVPMSIPILALSFVYQNVVPVLCTDLEGDLPKVRTAIVLGTAIPLGLFLVWNAVILGSFPADIGVAAEKMVDPLQQLRSSSVIVGPFVEAFSLFAIATSYIGFVLGLSDFFSDLLKLPSGQNKPLLYFLTLVPPLVLSLLDPEIFFKALDFAGTYGVLVLFGIIPGAMSWSDRYIVSSTTGTRLPQLVPGGKLTLSLVTGAAGYVILSEVIENFSKYLSAS, encoded by the exons ATGTCTGTGTCTCTAAGTAACACTTGTCTTCGATTACCCACCACTGCTTTAGTTCGACCAAAACCCATAATTCTCGATGGAGTTATCCCTTTTCGTGTACCAAGCTCTCATATCTCCTTATCCCGTTTTGGtttcaaatcaaaccaaatcttTAGAACTCAGACCCCAAGAATCTTCAAGTACTGTTTGCCTCAGAGAGTGTCCGATGAAAGGAGAGAAACACAAGTAACAaccgaagaagatgaagaaaaggtTGTTGATTCTCAGAGGCTTTTCTCTAATCTTAATCGATCAACGTTGAAACGAGAATCTG GAAGTTTGTCCAGTGCGATTTTCTTGGTTGCTGGCACTACt GTAGGTGCAGGGATACTTGCAATTCCAGCCGTGACACAAGAATCAGGTTTCTTGGCCTCTGCAGTTGCCTGTATTTTCTGTTGGGCGTTCATG GTTGTGACAGGTTTGCTGGTTGCTGAAGTAAATGTCAACACCATGAGTGAACTAGGCTCTGGAGGCGTATCTCTC GTCTCAATGGCGAAGCGGACTCTTGGATCTGCTGGAGTTCAAGTTGTTTC TTGGTCCTACATTCTAATACATTACACCCTTCTCGTGGCCTACCTTGCTCGGTCTTCAGGCATCCTTACAAACTTCCTCGGCATTCCAAT ATGGGAGAGTGCAACTCTGTTCTCAATGGTTTTCGGAGGCCTTTGCTTCTTTGGAAG CCAGCGATTCATCGGTGCAGCTAATGGAGTTCTGGTGTTTGGAGTAATTGCATCGTTTGCAGCACTCGTG GCAGTTGCGAGTGGAGACTTACACTGGGAAGCTCTTCTCAAGGCTAACTTTGAGGCCGTTCCTATGAGTATACCCATTCTTGCCCTTTCATTTGTTTATCAG AATGTGGTGCCTGTCCTATGCACTGATCTTGAAGGAGACTTGCCGAAAGTAAG AACGGCGATTGTTCTTGGCACAGCCATACCACTTGGCTTGTTTCTTGTGTGGAATGCTGTAATTCTTGGATCGTTTCCAGCAGATATTGGTGTGGCTGCTGAGAAAATGGTTGATCCTCTGCAGCAATTGAGATCAAGCAGTGTCATTGTTGGT CCTTTTGTGGAAGCATTCTCTCTTTTTGCAATCGCAACATCCTATATCGGATTTGTCTTAGGCCTCTCAGATTTCTTCTCTGATT TATTGAAGCTCCCAAGTGGCCAGAACAAGCCTCTTCTTTACTTTCTCACACTGGTTCCACCGCTTGTCCTGTCACTGCTAGACCCAGAGATTTTCTTCAAAGCCTTGGATTTTGCCGGGACATATGGAG TTCTAGTTTTGTTCGGAATCATCCCAGGGGCAATGTCTTGGTCAGATAGGTACATAGTCTCATCAACAACAGGAACAAGATTGCCGCAACTTGTCCCAGGAGGAAAACTCACCCTTTCTCTTGTGACGGGAGCAGCAGGATACGTGATTCTTTCTGAAGTAATAGAGAATTTTTCAAAGTACCTGAGTGCTTCTTAA